TCTGCATTTCTAAAGTCATTGCGTATGTTAAAATACATGTTTAGGTTCACAGAGATTTAATATGTTTGAAATTTGAATTCAAATGAGGTAACTGTCATCTTAATGGTGGTGTTCACCAGGCCTTTTTATTGATATTTGATAAGTTAGCATTATAAATCAGAAGCatttcaaacaaacccagaaGGTTTTGTAACAAATTGTTTGCATGTATTGACAGACACTACTATAGATTTATCACCAAGAATAGAATTAAGCCTTCAACTTACAAATGTGCAATGTATGAAAAAGCAAATATACTGTAACTATGATTCATAATAAGTTTCACAAGCTGATGCTAGTGAACAGGAAACATATGGTAACAAATGTCATAACATTTTCTACACTAAAATGAATTAGCTTTGCTGTTAAATTACATTCTTTAGGGTCATTGTTTAAAAAAGCATAGTGAATGATTATTTCTTATTAGCATATTTACACATGAGGCAAATCTGGTATGGGAGCAAACAGAAAACCATGCAATTTTTATCAAGACAATCACACAAAATGGAACATAATAAAATCAAAGATAAACACGaataaaatcatacaaataaacACCAAGAAAACACAAAGCAAGACCAGCCATCATGTGTTCTTTCTGCattatacatttaaaaatagaaaataacttaagggaaagagataaagaatttggttccaaaatgctatatccaccatgttaattaatttattcattttatttatttagttatttactTACATTTCATTATTTTCGAATTCATTTcagtaaaaatatttttgggtattgttaatatttttaaaaatggatatatagcgttttggaaccaaacgcATCAAATGGTTTAAGCTTTCAGCGTTCCACCTACAGCACCCCATGCTGGGTGAACCTGGGAATTGCATCTctactctctctgcctcttcccTTGGTTCTCATAGTCTGAAGCTTCAGGGGGGATTGGAGTTGTGGGGGTGTAGGTGGCACCATTAGATCCTCACATTCTGAGAGCAGAACACatgacagacatactgtatgatcAACACTAATTATGAttacataaacgcacacacacttatagatTAAGTCATGTATTATAATGTCTTACGTCCAGAGTGTCATATTTAGGGGATCTGGTGGTGAGGTTTGAGACCTGTGTATGGGTCATCAGCAGGACCAGGCTGGACAGCCTAAAAATTATACAAATAAATAGTgtgataaataataaataaacacaataaacaTAGGACACTGGTTTGAACACTGGAAGTGTTTCACCACTGAATCACACTGAATCTGaatgatttctgtttatttgtcAAGGTCAGATTGGCAGGTCAATAACATTGACAAAGAATAATCAAATGATCTAGCcaggctagcgccaccacttctcaatgagacgtggtctgggaaccaaacgttcattttctcgtatttgaaaaaaatgcccagatccgtttattgggtgccacggatgtctatcaaatgagTCTGCATAGCTAATCAtagtcttgctttcccccctgttctgtgattggttccctatccgaggcaaaaattagggcggtagtttccaggctgccttagcagcgggaatcaaatcgcgcgcaaggcagcatgggaacacccaggctacaaaTGATCACCAAATTGTGTTTCATTGTGGAAAATGCATTCACATCATTTAAATGATTTTCCTGCAGTATAAATGGTCCATCCCTGTTAATTTGGACATGAAGGCAATAACAGATTCATCCCCTCATACCTGTGGACCAGCGGTGGTGTCTCTTACTGCTGCAGTGCTGGTGCCCCTCATCTCTCTGGTTTGAGTTCTGCAGAGAGAGATTTGTGATTTTAACACTTAACTGCGATCCCCACTGCTCATTCTCTAATTAACACACTAACATATTGTAAAGAATTACACTATAAAGAACAACTCACACTCTCTTGTGAACAGCAACTCCAGTCAGAACTCCAGCTACAACAGCCAGCATGCCTCCAATCACACCTCCAACCACAAGATTTAAGGAGGAATGTTTGTTTGGGACTTTTTAGAAACAGAAAGCAACAGCAAAAAGGTAAATAGCAGTTGTATCACATAGTACATTAATATGCATCAGCAGTGACAGACTTTGGATGCAGACCTATAGATCAGAGTTCTAATACAAAGGTTATTTGATAATACATGTTCCTGGAGCTCAAATCGAGTAGCACAGAACCATGATGCAGTAGAATGACACAGAAATGCAGAAGGACACCCCAGTAAAACACAGTACATTCATCAAAGAAATGCagccagtaaaaaaaaaaaaaactggttgCCACCCCCTTCTGAGATCAATTTTGAAGTGCAATTAAGAAACTGCTCTGGACCTGGCAAGGAGACCCTGACTCCGGTGGAGTTCTTCAAGCCGACCTTATTTCGTGCCTTACAGTGATAAAGTCCATCCACACCAGGGACAAGGTTAAATGTGAGGTTCGGCATCCTCCCTGTGCCCTGAAGAACTGTTTCATCTCCAGTCTTCCTATACCAGGTGTAGGTGTGCACTGGTGGGTTGGCATCACTGCTGCAGGTCAGAGTCACTGATTCGCCCTCATAAAGGTCACCAGAGGGGATGAGTGATGCTGAGGTCATCCTGGGGGAGTCTAGGAATATGATAGTAAATAGATGCCAATGAACCCTCAATAAAAGTAGCCTTCTCAGTTCTTATTTACCCCATGCACGTTACTCTAAATTACCACATGAAGTCACAAATGTTCAGAAGTAGCATCTAACAGTACTCACAATGGACATCCACAAATGTAGCACTTGAATCACTGACTCCATGTTTGTTCTCTCCCTTACAGTAGTAAAGCCCACTGTGTTTAGTGCTGATGTTAGTGATGCTGTAACTCCAGCCTTGTCCAAGCCATGTTGATTCAGACCCATGCTTCCTGTACCAGGTGAAGGTGTGTGCTGTTCGGTTGGCATCACTGCTGCAGGTCAGAGTCACTGAACTGCCCTCCACTGGTTCAACAGAAGGATGGACTGATCCCAATGTGTTTCTTGGAGTATCTGTCAGAAACATTTCTGTCATTTAGGTTTTTCACAGTCCATGGATTTGTTTCCAGTGTCTTCTCAGACATATAAAATAGAATCATAAAGGATGGTATAAATCTCACATACTTACATCTGACATTGAGAATCAACTCAGGTGAACTGTGAATCCCATGTCCTTTAACAGCACATGAGTATTTGCCTGCATCTTCAATGCTGACAGAGTCTATATCCAGCCTGTTGTCAGCTCTGTGTAGATCATTAACAGGCTGCAAGTTCCTGTACCAGATGTAGGTGGGGTTGTTACTCAGACTGCAGGTGGTGCTGCAGGTCAGTGTtactctgtctccctccttcACTGTTGCTGAATTAACCAGCACTTGCAGTTCTGAAAgagcattataaataaatagcaTATTTTGTCCATGTGTCCACTAACATTTCAAACACTTTTGAGGATTGCCATTATGAAATATGTATAATACCTGTTACTGTGAGCCCAACAGTTAAACCAGAATATTTTCCTCCTTTATCAGTTATAAACCTGAACTGATAACTGTTTGAGTCACCGAGGCTAAGGTTTCCTATCCTCAGAGTTTggctatttttattattttcagtgTAAATCGCTCGGCCTTGATAATGTTCTTCCAGTTTCAAGTCCGGTGGGTTCTCTTTAGCTTTCCCCCACATGGTAATCCAGTATGCCTTTGTGACTGCATGATCACAAGGATAGGTGTAATAGCTGTGGAGTTCCTCTGAGGAGCCCTTCAAGGCACAGATGCTCTGCGGAGTGGAGGTCACACTCCAACCACTCAAAATACCTGAAACAtggatgcgcgcacacacacacaaacacaaagtacATAACCAATCATAGAGTGGTATTAATTGCCTAAAATTAGTCTCAACAGTTTGTGTTAATCTTTATCAGCAAGACTGCAGCCATGTTCATAGAGCAAGAACAAAACCAAACTAATCTGTACTTACACACAGACGGTGATGGGTGACCCTCATGTCCTCTTACAGCACAGGAGTAATAACCACCATCTTCCTCTCTGCTAACTGAAGGTATGGACAGGGTGTTGCTGCCGGTTGTGTGCGAGTTGCTCAGAGGCTGTGAGTCCCTGTACCAGATGTAGGTGGGGTTTTTACTCAGACTGCAGGTGGTGCTGCAGGTCAGTGTtactctgtctccctccttcACTGATTCTGGACTCACTTTCACATGAAGATCTGTGTGCAAAAAGACTTAAGTGATTATGGTCATATAGCaaaaattaagttattattTTACTGAAAAAACAATCCTTTTAGTTTGAAATTTAAAATCCATTTTTCATAATACTAACCTGTAAGTGTCAGAGAGACCTCAGATCCAGCTAATTTCCCTTTTGGGTCATCAGTTATGAACctgaatttgtatttttccacaGTGTCACTTTCTCTCAGATCCTTGACTCGTAGGGTGCAGTTGTTGACTTTATCACCAAGATATTCCACACGCCCCTGATATCTGGTGTCCAGACTCAAGTCACCCGTGTCTTTTGTCCCAGTCATTTTGATGTACCAGAATGCCTGTATGATTTTTCGATTCCTTGGATATAAGTAAGTGCAGGGAATGTCCACAGATGACCTCTTTAAACCACAGATGCTGGTTGAGGGATAAGTCACTCTGTAGCTCTGACCAAAGACACCTAGTCACATGATAGAGACGTTAACGCATTACTGTTACTGGACCTTCCACAGCTGAAGATCTGCCTAATTCAGATTTGACAGCAGTTATATTTTGTTACAGCTGCTCACAACCACATAGACAGTATCACTGTAGATATGACcttatatatgaatatatgacCACATTAGATACACAGGGCCAGATGCAGCTTCAACATTTAATGAggagatatacagtatagagCAGGATTACCTGATAAAAGGCAAAAGACTGCAGTGAGAATCACAGGGCCTTTTGTGAATGGCATGGCTGCACCAACCTTTTAAAAAAGACAAGCCTTATCACTTTGGAGACAAtgaaaattattttatattagatgaGCCAAAAACCAAAATCTAGTACTTATGTATTCAATAGAGACATTAtctgtttgcaaatgttcacCATTAACAAGTTAGTGTTAccacacagtaggctactttatatTAATCAGCACAAAAATTAGACAGCGAACAAAGAGGTAAGTAAAGAACATGAGAATATATCTTACTACTGCTTGTAAAATAACATCAAATCATGATGTTCAAAACAAGATCAAAAATGTCCCATTTGTAAAAGTACTCAAGTTCTCACTGACACATCTGTTATTGGCTAACCTTTCCTTCAGTCAAGCTGCTAATAACTGTTATGAATGCGGTGACTGAACCCAAAATGAGCAGAAACATGCTGATGCAGGGGGCAACCCACTACTTCCCCTTATGTAAAACAGAATGGCCTTAAGATGCATTAACATTAGGGTAACCAAGACCATTTCAAACATAAACGTTTCATATctagtgaaatgctattttctAAGCATAGTTTGCAGAACCATAAAGACTAATACTTATTATATGCCCCAGATGCAAACAtgaaataaactagatgtaccgcagagtggtacaaaatatgaccgctgcccagtccagcacattttttccacaaaaataagtcacgtttgtcaaattgtgttaatttcctactttgttccctttttatgtgtttgtaattgagtgtgtggttgtttttgtgtatatgtgtgcttctgtgtgtgtttattgagtgtgtgtgcctgcatgcaagtttttttttgtgggtgtgtgggtgtgtaggtgcatgtgtgtgagtgtatgtgtggttatgtgtttgagtgcgtgtttgtgtgtgcatgtatagtGTGCTATTCAACTACTTTACCAATAAACTAGCCCATCAGTTACAATAATGCATACAGAACTGGTTCCTtccttcaaaatactgtaggggACTAGTGAATCACCATTAtttaacaatacacacacacacacacacacacacacacatattacatatatacatatatatacatacataaattaatgtattgtatggccccccatgaacgaatgtccatgaaacttggcatgcattcagagggtgtcataacgatcctacactttcaatttcgtgcagttttgaccatgtcagccagagatattgtgatcacaacacctaatgttttgctttttaatttttattggtggcgctatacatgaaatgactggtaatgggatgggttgacaaaacaaaacaaatctgactaaacctatatgaccgcttcacggcggtcataattatatacacacttacacactcacgcacgcaagcgcacacacatacacacacacgcagaaacacTACAAATAACTCTGTAAACTGTGAACCATATAGCCAAGAGCATATAGTTATAGTTAGACAGTTATAGTATTTTGCAGACACTTTCgtccaaagcaacttaaagAATATAAACCTTAAGTTAAAATGAACAGTTAAAGTTACATTAAACATaacagtaataataacaataataataatatcaaatatcataaattaaaaatattgtGTTTTATATTACAATAACAAAACCAAATATAATTGAGAAATCACCACAGTGATCTATTAAGTGTCATATAGGGGATttgaatttaattctggctgccAATGAAGAGTAACTAAGACAGGAGATACATGTATCATCTTTTAATAAAGATTAAAGACATGCTGTCACATTCTAAATCAACGGTCTCACTACACAAGCAGGCAAGCCAGCTAACAATGAATTACACTAGTTCTTTTTTGAAAAAACTTTGACTTACGTTACCGTTTGAAaatcaacctctgctttctgatcttacacatcacacttcaccaagatggtggccatttcagtagatttactcaaacattttgtggaaacacaataagcatggaaactaaatgcatacttcctgcaactgcattagcctacttgaaataagttactcctctagtaagtattcacatgaaataaaacaataaaacattgagaccattcaacaaagcacactgggtaataacaaattcaacacatgaactagTTGCTATGGAttgtctctaggcttcctcagtcattgtaaagctgccgaagctgaacattgtccaaaactccatttctcagacgagtcaatttgggagcttgcatgctaccactccttccttctcaaatgacttgaaaaggctgtttgcacaatttcacaaattatcacagggaccgaaaaagacctaacatgccaactttttccgggtttcacatattttaacttttcccccgctgtcttgccattttaatattttcccgtataatatcccatattactgtaatactctcataacattagtcttgccatctggcctgtctctgtgttgtcctgttgttaccctcttgcccttccagtgaaagATGTATTcaaaatcatcgttttgcttgcttgaatgcgaacttagagtgatgttaaccaatttaaagttaacgacgtggttgtcgtgagagcacgattcattgacgcttgcagtgttcggccgtatgtctacgtgcgcatcCCATCAGACTACTCAGCAACGAGTAgacaaagaatttcccctgtttgtatattcactccaagttggcctaccataacttaccaactttgcactgtagaccataaactggctatttaatatgaaataaccaaatgtatttgtccaactttatgaagcagaattatgcactgctacttggaacgtaacacattttgtttgcgcaggagagcaTGAccgcgattaacaaattgcacttgttgctggttaccaataaatactatatatttttttgcaaacaaaaacagaaaggatggagacagcaagctagagatgggcaggaacaaggtcaactGGTAGAAATATTtatcaaaacgttaggagctggatgtgtggatgaatgaagcacaatgCTTTACTAGcctatgttaagcatgcacaccgtttaaagttaggctacacggtaaactacaagtaaaccaaaggtaaatttagcttttttagggctggataaagttgaccaaattaatataggctgttagtcctgaataaagtaggctactttgttgctccaacccttccaacgttaatggggacgaatgttgacattttccgtattttgtgtgagaaacccgggaaatttCCCTTTATgaggagagattgagagataTAGCGACATATAGCGATTGATAGGTTAGTGATATAGATTAATGAACAGGCTAGAGACTGACAGTGAGCGatagtttagatagatagatgaaccTGCTTCATTCATGCATCCTTTATTTCCCTACAACAtgttcccaaaaaaaaaaactgggccataagcatagcctacattttaaaaccATTGTAGCATTTTTCCTCTCCAGCATATTCCAAAGGATAATAAACATCTGTAACTGGCAGATATAAAAATGTTCTAGTTACTGAAGGCATATACTAGTCTGAACTTTAAGCACCAGCAGGGAGTCGCTCTGGCCGAATGCAAGTGTGTTAACCACTGAACCACGTGGCTGTGGACGTAATCTTGCATTCCATGTTGGCCATTTATATTCGTTGTCTGAAGCAGTTGTGCGTCATGGTCAAAAtgtgatgttagcaaaactggcCACTAGATGTCACCATGGAGTTACGTGTGGCGGATTGTTTCGAAGCCTCGACACAATTCCGGCACAATTGCTTTGAACGTTTCGTTGTTTCACAAAGCCTCGTTCTGCCCATCCCTACACTCAGGGCAAGAAAAATAAGTCAGATCTGCGTCAGCAGAGTAGCCTGGCACGATGATGCTCCTCTTTAGCTCAGCTGGACAAGACGTACtgtaatttaaaataaatacactTGTTAACCTACCTGAAGTCTGATGACCGAGTAAAAATCTTGCACAACCTCACAACAAGTAGTCGAATCCCAAATGCACTGTCCTAGACTTCTCACACTAGACTTCTCACACTAGACTTCTCACACTAGACTTCTCACCTCACAGGACTCCTTTATTTAGTCTTCTCCTCAACATGAAATGAGCCGGCCTTAAATAGGCCAGCCAATTACCCAATCAAGACTTGGGTTAAACCATTTTTGAGGGGTGATGGTCTGTACCAATATCCCTCTACTGTTCAAATCTTtcctattacagtttttctcagtcgctttggtgcttttttcagatcagaatgaaaattctcataactattagttcaacctccacaacatttagtcatttgtgcacatcatactagcaatttctccttcctctgaacaaattgcaaatgcttttggacatgtatcagttgctttcatacaattctctgctgttttttaacattatcatttgcttatgtcatgtcagtcaaaatgaactatacttatggatgctgaatagtcattcccaataaaactaatagtcttcatttcattgcttgagtcattacatacaaaattgttgaactagttatcaaattctgtcacaatgctgtagaattgcaaagagcataccgTAAAAATatacgtattcagtgtcttgtagcctactcacttactccccttatgtgtaactttactgtagttttcaaatggctgtacaattACAGTAAAAagatgcatacatacacatagccgtggcctactggttagcgtttcgggcttgtaaccggagggttgccggttcataccacgaccagtaggaagcactgaagtgcccttgagcaaggcacctaacccctcactgctccctgagcgccgctgttgttctctctctctttctctctcttctcttagtTCTTGTTGTCTGAGGCCTCAAGGGGAACTGGAGTTGTGGGGGTGTAGGTGGCACCATCAGCAGAGATCTTCACATTCTGAGAGCAGAACACATGACAGATATGATCAACACTAATTATTATTACATCAACACAatactcacacttacacattaAATAATATGTTGCAATGTCTTACATCCAGAGTGTCATATTCAGGAGATCTGGTGGTGAAGTTGAgacctgtgtatgtgtcatCAGCAGGACCAGGCTGGACAGCCTAAAAATTATACAAATAAAGTGTGATAAATAGTAAATAAACACATTATAGTAGGACACTGGTTTTACTCATTTGAGAGAAACTAAATGAGTTATAGATGGGTACTATGTGCCATCCCTTTCCCAATTCTCTCATCACAATGGCACATGCAGGTGTACAGTtgtatatgctgtgtgtgtgtaaggccagCCTCTTTGCATATAGGCAGGAGAGGAATTCTCACGGTGACAAAAGGCAGAATGACCTTTGTAGTCAATTTGcctctgtgtatgtatttgtgtgaagTGCAAAGCTATTGTCTTAGCTGGTATTTGGCCTTATAGTTGTCAACATCCCCCCACCTGGTCTCCCCTCTCTTCAACCAATAACTCCTCATGAACTCAACTACTGAAAACTGAAATGTATTCTGtcaaatgagaaagagagagagagagagagagaggttgaaaaGGCTTTAGGTCGTCCTGTATGTTCTGGTCGTCCTGCAGGCTTCCTGGTGTCATTACATTGAACTGATATATTTAACAggcacttttatccaaaacaaCACAGACTTGTTGGGCTCAGGAAATGTATCTGGGTCGACCAATTGTCAGTCGCCGATGTTACCACAGGTCCACCACACCCGCTGGGACAACAATTTGAGAAAGATGAACTTACTGCCAGAGTGTCATATTCAGAGGACGTGGCCCCAGGGTTATTGTCTGCAGTCTGTTTGAACACACAATGACAATAATGAAGTGTTTCTCTGAATATCAATGATTTCTGATTATTTGTATAGGTCAGACTGTTACACAGACAGGCCAATAACATTGACAAAGAAAAATCAAATCACCAAATTGTGTTCCATTGTGGAAAATGCATTCACATCATTTAAATGATGCCATGAGCCATTTATACTCGCTGAGCAAagtcaaattgtgctctcgggaactctggatttccagggtaggggTGTACTGCATTTCTGTGCTGCATTCTGTCACACAGTCGCTCTGAATCCAAATACCAAAGACACCTGGTCACATGATAGAGAGAGGTTAAAGCATTACTGCTACTGGACCTTCCACAATTTACAATTTAGAGATTACACTGCGGGTAACTCTTACTACACATTACATGACAAGGGACATGTGTCAGTTGACTTGTTCTGGAAATGTTGGATCCCTAAAAACCTTTCTTTACCCATGAACAGTTAGTTCATTGATGAGTAGTTTGGTAAATACATAAAAACATTTGATTGTGCACTACAATGAAAAAGTTAAAAAGTTCTCTGAGTGCTCCAGTCATCCCTGTGTTTAGTCTCTTTGAAGTGGCCCAGCCAGTTTATCTGACCCTTTGGTCCTGGAGTGTGAGCACCGAAAAGGCTTGAGCGCAAGTGACCCCGTCTTACATGAAAACATTTGTTACTGATTCCCACAGTCCTTATCAGTTGCTTATTTCTACAGTACATTTACTGTATTACGTAATGTCATATTTTCCCCACTGAATTTCAGCTTAAGTATTTTTTCTACAGTATTATTAGAGtataggtaggcctacagtatc
This window of the Alosa alosa isolate M-15738 ecotype Scorff River chromosome 7, AALO_Geno_1.1, whole genome shotgun sequence genome carries:
- the LOC125298107 gene encoding B-cell receptor CD22-like isoform X2; the protein is MPFTKGPVILTAVFCLLSGVFGQSYRVTYPSTSICGLKRSSVDIPCTYLYPRNRKIIQAFWYIKMTGTKDTGDLSLDTRYQGRVEYLGDKVNNCTLRVKDLRESDTVEKYKFRFITDDPKGKLAGSEVSLTLTDLHVKVSPESVKEGDRVTLTCSTTCSLSKNPTYIWYRDSQPLSNSHTTGSNTLSIPSVSREEDGGYYSCAVRGHEGHPSPSVCILSGWSVTSTPQSICALKGSSEELHSYYTYPCDHAVTKAYWITMWGKAKENPPDLKLEEHYQGRAIYTENNKNSQTLRIGNLSLGDSNSYQFRFITDKGGKYSGLTVGLTVTELQVLVNSATVKEGDRVTLTCSTTCSLSNNPTYIWYRNLQPVNDLHRADNRLDIDSVSIEDAGKYSCAVKGHGIHSSPELILNVRYTPRNTLGSVHPSVEPVEGSSVTLTCSSDANRTAHTFTWYRKHGSESTWLGQGWSYSITNISTKHSGLYYCKGENKHGVSDSSATFVDVHYSPRMTSASLIPSGDLYEGESVTLTCSSDANPPVHTYTWYRKTGDETVLQGTGRMPNLTFNLVPGVDGLYHFPNKHSSLNLVVGGVIGGMLAVVAGVLTGVAVHKRVTQTREMRGTSTAAVRDTTAGPQAVQPGPADDPYTGLKPHHQIP
- the LOC125298107 gene encoding B-cell receptor CD22-like isoform X1; protein product: MPFTKGPVILTAVFCLLSGVFGQSYRVTYPSTSICGLKRSSVDIPCTYLYPRNRKIIQAFWYIKMTGTKDTGDLSLDTRYQGRVEYLGDKVNNCTLRVKDLRESDTVEKYKFRFITDDPKGKLAGSEVSLTLTDLHVKVSPESVKEGDRVTLTCSTTCSLSKNPTYIWYRDSQPLSNSHTTGSNTLSIPSVSREEDGGYYSCAVRGHEGHPSPSVCILSGWSVTSTPQSICALKGSSEELHSYYTYPCDHAVTKAYWITMWGKAKENPPDLKLEEHYQGRAIYTENNKNSQTLRIGNLSLGDSNSYQFRFITDKGGKYSGLTVGLTVTELQVLVNSATVKEGDRVTLTCSTTCSLSNNPTYIWYRNLQPVNDLHRADNRLDIDSVSIEDAGKYSCAVKGHGIHSSPELILNVRYTPRNTLGSVHPSVEPVEGSSVTLTCSSDANRTAHTFTWYRKHGSESTWLGQGWSYSITNISTKHSGLYYCKGENKHGVSDSSATFVDVHYSPRMTSASLIPSGDLYEGESVTLTCSSDANPPVHTYTWYRKTGDETVLQGTGRMPNLTFNLVPGVDGLYHCKARNKVGLKNSTGVRVSLPVPNKHSSLNLVVGGVIGGMLAVVAGVLTGVAVHKRVTQTREMRGTSTAAVRDTTAGPQAVQPGPADDPYTGLKPHHQIP